One window of Corynebacterium sp. P3-F1 genomic DNA carries:
- a CDS encoding helicase-associated domain-containing protein, whose protein sequence is MTSFSRSLIQFDDAALRALISARPDAFFPAPPQTSSLATRLTLPGSTARALRRLTAPDLALLERLADAGAEFDPYDATAEAASGRLENLRALALVFGPDDELRIAPGVLSAVPAGWRVTDPVPNNLEELMTELTGPERKVLETLATNGGVGTTKAASPDANPDSPIARLIAKHLLVRVDSTTVRLPRPVRDVLRGHPPRTFPMTEPEKKSIDQDAVDSAAATQGLDAVRQLRQLITMLLAEPVTLNKDGSVGVRARANLGKDLGVDPAVLITVGESAGLIGRGNVEDVDVLAATRDALTWLDATLPDQWAILLAGWAASPWRTDLDEKLLSAEMHSPDARGARMTVLRHNGDPHSLLFHAPLAASQLPPAFIETVVEEARFVGALDATPAASSPLAALLSGDDIAAATRALVPPPVDTLVAQADLTVLAPGPLEPEMGAFLESIAELESPGVASVWRITDASVRRGLDSGLSAEEIHTWLAEHVLGEVPQGITYLVDDIARTHGSIRAGAAVSYIRSADPALITTAAEKLGGALRPLAPTVAVSQLPLPKLMDALRKAGLQPTAEDETGAQLNMAPEPALVPATPSHLPRPTVVTDEQADQIIARLRSGEAPEESSSGGTLETLRAAARGKRQVTLGYVDKNGRGQTLTARPLSVSAGQVDVHVAATDSVVRIALPRITKVVLA, encoded by the coding sequence ATGACTTCCTTCTCCCGTTCGCTGATCCAGTTCGATGACGCGGCGTTGCGCGCGCTCATTTCCGCGCGCCCCGACGCGTTCTTTCCCGCGCCGCCGCAGACGAGTTCGCTCGCCACGCGTCTTACGCTTCCAGGGTCGACGGCGCGTGCTTTACGACGCCTCACCGCCCCCGACCTCGCCCTACTCGAGCGTTTAGCCGATGCCGGCGCCGAATTCGACCCGTACGACGCCACCGCTGAAGCCGCCTCCGGGCGGCTGGAGAATCTCCGCGCCCTCGCTCTGGTCTTCGGACCCGACGATGAGCTGCGTATCGCACCGGGGGTACTCAGCGCCGTACCCGCGGGATGGCGGGTGACCGACCCCGTACCGAACAACCTGGAAGAGCTCATGACGGAGCTGACCGGACCGGAGAGGAAGGTGCTGGAGACCCTAGCCACGAATGGCGGGGTAGGCACCACCAAGGCGGCGTCGCCAGACGCAAACCCCGATAGCCCCATCGCGAGACTCATTGCCAAACATCTCCTCGTGCGCGTGGACTCCACCACCGTCCGCCTTCCCCGGCCCGTGCGGGATGTGTTGCGCGGGCACCCGCCGCGCACCTTCCCCATGACTGAGCCGGAAAAGAAGAGCATCGACCAGGATGCCGTCGATTCTGCGGCGGCGACGCAGGGGCTCGACGCGGTGCGTCAGTTGCGTCAACTGATCACAATGCTCCTCGCTGAACCCGTGACCCTGAACAAGGACGGATCCGTCGGTGTACGTGCGCGAGCGAACCTGGGCAAGGACCTCGGTGTCGATCCTGCAGTGCTAATCACTGTCGGAGAATCCGCCGGCCTCATCGGCCGCGGCAACGTGGAGGATGTCGATGTTCTCGCAGCTACCAGGGATGCTCTGACGTGGTTGGATGCCACGTTGCCCGACCAGTGGGCGATTCTGCTTGCCGGCTGGGCGGCTTCTCCGTGGCGAACGGATCTGGACGAGAAGCTGCTCTCCGCGGAGATGCACTCCCCCGATGCGCGCGGCGCACGAATGACGGTGCTCCGCCACAACGGCGACCCCCACAGCCTCCTCTTCCACGCGCCGCTGGCGGCCTCCCAGCTCCCGCCGGCATTCATCGAGACGGTGGTTGAGGAAGCCCGGTTCGTCGGCGCCCTCGATGCGACCCCAGCCGCTTCTTCTCCCCTCGCCGCTCTCCTGAGCGGTGACGATATCGCCGCCGCCACCCGTGCACTCGTCCCGCCGCCGGTGGACACTCTGGTCGCGCAAGCAGATCTCACGGTTCTCGCACCCGGCCCGCTGGAGCCGGAGATGGGCGCGTTCCTGGAGAGCATTGCGGAACTGGAGTCGCCCGGTGTGGCCAGCGTTTGGCGCATCACCGATGCATCAGTGCGCCGCGGCCTCGACAGTGGTCTCTCCGCCGAGGAGATTCACACCTGGTTGGCAGAGCACGTGCTCGGCGAGGTGCCCCAGGGCATCACATACCTCGTGGACGATATCGCCCGCACACACGGCTCCATCCGCGCCGGGGCAGCCGTCAGCTACATCCGCAGCGCCGACCCGGCACTGATCACAACGGCCGCTGAGAAACTGGGGGGAGCGCTGCGTCCCCTCGCCCCCACCGTCGCGGTCTCGCAGCTCCCGCTGCCGAAACTCATGGATGCCTTGCGTAAAGCGGGGCTGCAGCCGACTGCGGAGGACGAGACGGGCGCGCAGTTGAACATGGCGCCCGAACCCGCGTTGGTCCCCGCGACACCGTCGCACCTGCCGCGACCGACTGTGGTCACCGACGAGCAGGCCGACCAGATTATCGCGCGGCTGCGCTCCGGTGAAGCACCCGAGGAATCATCCAGCGGCGGCACTCTTGAAACTCTGCGGGCGGCTGCCCGCGGAAAGCGGCAGGTCACCCTCGGTTATGTGGACAAGAACGGCCGCGGGCAGACCCTAACTGCTCGGCCACTCTCTGTCTCCGCGGGGCAGGTCGACGTGCACGTCGCCGCCACGGACTCGGTGGTGCGCATCGCGTTGCCTCGCATCACCAAGGTCGTGCTGGCCTAG
- a CDS encoding YeeE/YedE thiosulfate transporter family protein — protein MVVTGLAVGAALGIVMQRGRFCVTGMLRDVFLQKQGRGLVAFFIVIAVHAIGLAALTSLGVISPDYRTFAPLAVAVGGFVFGLAIILAGGCASGTWYRSGEGLVGSWFALLFYGLSAAAMKSGFLSGFNDRMKQWDTGWTTLPQTLGVSAWWFAIPFAAATAYVAQRYLVRDAAAPKVTLEQPWYRKPLHPYTAGAVIGLLGVVAWPLSAASGRNDGLGITTPSAHLMGYITTGEGKYLNWGTLLVLGILVGSYIAAKVSGEFRIRVPDGRTTVRAIIGGIGMGVGASLAGGCTVGNGMVQTSLFSYQGWVATAFIALGVYVGAKLWLKPSGAKQTADHAGVYTTDESISQPQTAGFGQGAEAAPQFNIVAASGGVGLKTKPKQTTKARPLGNGRYALDTLGAVCPFPLIEAKEAMAELEPGEELVIDFDCTQATESIPQWAADNGHGVKDFVQNQNAGWQITVVK, from the coding sequence ATGGTTGTGACCGGCCTAGCAGTCGGCGCCGCCCTCGGCATTGTTATGCAGCGCGGAAGATTCTGTGTGACCGGCATGCTGCGCGACGTGTTCCTGCAAAAGCAGGGGCGCGGTCTCGTCGCGTTCTTCATTGTCATCGCTGTCCACGCGATCGGCTTGGCGGCCCTGACCTCGCTCGGGGTCATTTCGCCGGACTACCGCACCTTCGCACCTCTCGCGGTGGCGGTCGGCGGTTTCGTTTTCGGATTGGCCATCATCCTGGCGGGCGGTTGTGCCTCTGGCACTTGGTACCGCTCCGGTGAGGGACTCGTGGGTTCCTGGTTCGCCCTGCTGTTCTACGGTCTCTCCGCCGCCGCGATGAAGAGCGGATTCCTGTCCGGGTTCAATGACAGGATGAAGCAGTGGGACACCGGATGGACTACGTTGCCCCAGACTCTCGGGGTGTCTGCCTGGTGGTTCGCCATCCCGTTTGCTGCGGCTACCGCGTATGTCGCGCAGCGCTACCTCGTGCGCGATGCCGCCGCGCCGAAGGTGACCTTGGAACAGCCGTGGTACCGCAAGCCGCTGCACCCGTACACCGCCGGTGCCGTCATCGGCCTGCTCGGTGTTGTGGCGTGGCCGCTGTCCGCTGCGAGCGGACGCAACGACGGCCTGGGCATCACCACACCGTCGGCGCACCTGATGGGCTACATCACCACCGGTGAAGGCAAGTACCTCAACTGGGGCACTCTGCTTGTTCTCGGCATCCTGGTTGGCTCCTACATCGCCGCGAAGGTATCTGGCGAGTTCCGCATCCGTGTTCCGGACGGCCGCACAACTGTGCGGGCCATCATCGGCGGCATCGGTATGGGTGTCGGTGCATCTCTCGCCGGCGGCTGCACGGTCGGAAACGGCATGGTGCAGACCTCCCTGTTCAGCTATCAAGGCTGGGTGGCTACTGCTTTCATCGCCCTCGGCGTCTACGTCGGCGCGAAGCTGTGGCTCAAGCCGTCTGGCGCGAAGCAGACCGCCGATCATGCTGGGGTGTACACGACCGATGAGTCCATCAGTCAACCGCAGACCGCTGGTTTCGGCCAGGGCGCCGAGGCTGCGCCCCAGTTCAATATCGTTGCCGCATCGGGCGGGGTTGGGTTGAAGACTAAGCCGAAGCAAACGACAAAGGCGCGCCCACTGGGCAACGGCCGTTACGCTCTGGACACTCTCGGTGCTGTCTGTCCGTTCCCGCTCATTGAGGCGAAGGAAGCGATGGCGGAGCTGGAGCCGGGGGAGGAGCTGGTGATCGACTTCGACTGCACCCAGGCGACGGAGTCTATTCCGCAGTGGGCCGCTGACAACGGCCACGGTGTGAAGGATTTCGTGCAGAACCAGAATGCGGGGTGGCAGATCACCGTAGTGAAGTGA
- a CDS encoding resuscitation-promoting factor Rpf1 domain-containing protein has protein sequence MGRHSKQTRNFSAKAVAGATAALATTALVNPMASAAPDSDWDRLAQCEAGGNWHINTGNGYYGGLQFSAGTWRAHGGGEFAPLPHQATREQQIAVAERTLAAQGWGAWPACSARLGLNSAPTPRNVSAGAPAAPKPAAPKPAAPKPAAPKSTELEVDAAYASITRELSNRGIAVPAQVTATYKANRNDYNAFYLANKGLIDSILAGDAQAISAAIGANANNYVEGLKKQYLG, from the coding sequence ATGGGACGTCACAGCAAGCAGACTCGTAATTTCAGCGCGAAGGCCGTGGCCGGCGCTACCGCCGCACTGGCAACCACCGCACTGGTCAACCCGATGGCTTCCGCGGCCCCGGATTCCGACTGGGACCGCCTGGCCCAATGCGAGGCCGGCGGCAACTGGCACATCAACACCGGTAACGGTTACTACGGTGGCCTGCAGTTCAGCGCCGGCACCTGGCGCGCGCACGGCGGCGGGGAATTCGCGCCGCTTCCGCACCAGGCCACCCGCGAGCAGCAGATCGCTGTCGCCGAGCGCACTCTCGCCGCCCAGGGCTGGGGCGCGTGGCCGGCCTGCTCCGCACGTCTGGGCCTGAACTCGGCCCCGACCCCGCGCAATGTCTCCGCTGGCGCACCGGCGGCGCCGAAGCCGGCGGCGCCGAAGCCCGCTGCACCGAAGCCCGCTGCACCGAAGAGCACCGAGCTTGAGGTCGACGCTGCATACGCCTCCATCACCCGCGAGCTGAGCAACCGCGGCATCGCGGTTCCGGCGCAGGTGACCGCCACCTACAAGGCCAACCGTAACGACTACAACGCGTTCTACCTGGCCAACAAGGGCCTGATCGACTCTATCCTCGCCGGCGATGCACAGGCTATCTCCGCTGCGATCGGCGCCAACGCCAACAATTACGTCGAAGGGCTCAAGAAGCAGTACCTCGGCTAA
- a CDS encoding cold-shock protein: MPVGKVKWFDAEKGFGFASNPGDEDVYVGKNVLPGGVDELFPGQRIEFDFAAGRRGPQALRVKVLDEPRRRAAHRRKPEELASMLADVMSMLETQVQPALDAGRYPERKESRQIAEILRAVAKELDV, encoded by the coding sequence ATGCCAGTAGGAAAAGTGAAGTGGTTCGATGCCGAGAAGGGCTTCGGCTTCGCCTCCAACCCGGGGGATGAGGACGTGTATGTGGGAAAGAACGTCCTACCTGGCGGTGTCGACGAGCTCTTCCCCGGTCAGCGGATCGAATTCGACTTCGCAGCCGGACGCCGCGGGCCGCAGGCGCTGCGGGTGAAGGTGCTCGACGAGCCGCGGCGCCGTGCGGCACACCGCCGCAAGCCGGAAGAGCTTGCAAGCATGCTCGCCGACGTCATGTCGATGCTGGAGACCCAGGTGCAGCCCGCGCTTGACGCGGGGCGTTACCCGGAGCGCAAGGAGTCGCGCCAGATTGCTGAGATCCTCCGCGCTGTGGCCAAGGAACTGGACGTCTAA
- a CDS encoding DUF2771 domain-containing protein, whose product MVKGKAAKSNTALTVALIAIAVTAIVAGLYFFLNWQENRPATPPDQLEATATAGDSDVASTPFSVCEFGAECPEGDVARIDASGAESVRITVPREVAQQQWSVLSIYDDPAANSERTFTPGEASDVDIPLTTDNDGNDANLVVIEVSALLVGKDNNNEETPVVTTWAFTTEAS is encoded by the coding sequence ATGGTCAAAGGCAAGGCAGCAAAATCGAATACCGCACTCACGGTGGCACTGATCGCGATCGCAGTGACCGCCATCGTCGCCGGCCTGTACTTCTTCTTGAACTGGCAGGAAAACCGGCCCGCCACGCCGCCGGACCAGCTCGAAGCCACGGCAACGGCAGGCGACTCCGATGTCGCTTCGACACCGTTCAGCGTGTGCGAATTCGGCGCCGAATGCCCGGAAGGGGACGTTGCGCGTATCGACGCTTCTGGTGCCGAGTCCGTCCGGATCACCGTACCGCGTGAGGTAGCGCAACAGCAGTGGTCCGTGTTGAGCATTTACGACGACCCGGCAGCGAACTCGGAGCGCACATTCACACCGGGTGAAGCCAGCGATGTCGACATCCCCCTGACCACCGATAATGACGGCAACGACGCCAACCTCGTGGTCATCGAGGTCTCCGCCTTACTCGTCGGCAAGGACAACAACAACGAAGAAACCCCCGTCGTCACCACATGGGCGTTCACGACGGAGGCTAGCTAA
- a CDS encoding glutaminyl-peptide cyclotransferase, which translates to MAYLNRCMAAAVTVSGISLAGFLAACSPTNTDSASSGSVEMLTVKVEETFPFDDTSFTQGLEVAPDGSLYVGTGMEGQSRIYRSTADGKELASQSLDPAFFGEGITRVDDHLWQLTWQNNTAVKRDATTLDEVERTSFNGEGWGLCHREDASEVIFSDGSAELRRMDPGTLAERERFTVSYEGQPVSGLNELECVGDDIYANIFTTTDIVRIDAETGRVEALIDASVLPNNASPDPNNVLNGIAHIPDSDGEFFLTGKRWPDLYRVTFEPK; encoded by the coding sequence ATGGCCTATCTCAACCGTTGCATGGCTGCCGCTGTGACCGTGTCCGGCATTTCGCTTGCAGGGTTTCTCGCCGCTTGCAGCCCGACGAATACCGACAGCGCGTCGAGCGGCAGTGTGGAGATGCTCACCGTGAAAGTAGAGGAGACCTTCCCTTTCGACGACACGAGCTTCACTCAAGGGTTGGAGGTAGCCCCGGACGGCTCGCTCTACGTCGGCACGGGCATGGAAGGGCAGTCGCGCATCTACCGCAGCACCGCCGACGGGAAAGAACTGGCCAGTCAGAGCCTCGACCCCGCCTTCTTCGGGGAGGGAATCACCCGCGTCGACGACCATCTATGGCAGCTGACGTGGCAAAACAATACCGCCGTCAAGCGTGACGCCACGACCCTCGACGAGGTGGAGCGCACCTCCTTCAACGGCGAGGGCTGGGGCTTGTGCCACCGTGAGGACGCCAGCGAGGTCATCTTTTCCGACGGCAGCGCCGAATTGCGCCGCATGGATCCGGGCACCCTCGCCGAGCGGGAGCGCTTTACTGTGAGCTACGAGGGACAGCCGGTCTCCGGGCTCAACGAACTAGAGTGCGTTGGCGACGACATTTACGCGAACATCTTCACCACCACCGACATCGTGCGCATCGACGCAGAGACAGGACGCGTCGAGGCGCTTATCGACGCGTCCGTGCTCCCCAACAACGCCTCCCCCGACCCCAACAATGTTCTCAACGGCATTGCCCACATCCCCGATAGCGACGGCGAGTTCTTCCTGACCGGCAAGCGGTGGCCCGACCTCTACCGGGTCACCTTCGAACCGAAGTAG
- a CDS encoding DUF3027 domain-containing protein, which produces MVSVPRRRNDKKAGPLIGDRAVTIAREALLELDQGDVGDHIGVVGLGANVATHRFEASVPGYPGWEWNAVVACATGAEYITVNEVALVPAPSGDALQAPDWVPYTERVRPGDLGPGDLMEPAPDDDRLTDDSFSKDAVVFTGRETNQYLTTSGLKDAKQRWRRGEFGPNSEHASQAALQCRTCAFYIPAAEPVGKNFGICANEFSADGHVVSAVYGCGAHSETKIGDEDTVPRSELFDDEKPLY; this is translated from the coding sequence ATGGTGAGCGTGCCCCGGAGAAGAAACGACAAGAAAGCAGGACCACTGATCGGCGACCGCGCCGTGACGATCGCGCGCGAAGCATTGCTGGAGCTCGACCAGGGTGATGTGGGTGACCACATCGGTGTGGTCGGGCTAGGCGCCAACGTGGCCACCCACAGGTTCGAGGCATCCGTTCCCGGCTACCCGGGGTGGGAGTGGAATGCTGTGGTGGCCTGCGCGACAGGGGCGGAATACATCACCGTCAACGAAGTAGCGCTCGTGCCCGCGCCGTCGGGCGATGCGCTGCAGGCTCCGGACTGGGTGCCCTACACCGAGCGTGTCCGCCCCGGCGACCTGGGCCCCGGCGACTTGATGGAGCCCGCGCCGGACGATGACCGTCTCACCGACGACTCCTTCTCCAAGGACGCGGTGGTCTTCACTGGGCGGGAGACGAACCAGTACTTGACCACTTCGGGTTTGAAGGATGCGAAGCAGCGTTGGCGCCGCGGCGAGTTCGGCCCAAATTCCGAACACGCCTCGCAAGCGGCGCTGCAGTGCCGCACGTGCGCTTTTTACATTCCTGCCGCGGAGCCGGTGGGCAAGAACTTCGGCATCTGCGCCAATGAATTCTCCGCGGACGGTCATGTCGTTTCCGCAGTGTACGGCTGTGGAGCACACTCCGAGACCAAGATCGGAGACGAGGACACTGTGCCGCGCAGCGAACTTTTCGACGACGAAAAGCCCCTCTACTAG
- a CDS encoding NCS2 family permease, with protein sequence MAGTPDGAGEKQVSGLDRFFHISERGSTAGREVRAGVVTFFAMAYIVLLNPLILGTGADSENTVLGIPQVAAATALVAGIMCILFGAVANYPFGIAAGLGLNTLVAVTLVGAEGLTWPEAMGLVVIDGVIIVLLALSGFRTAVFRAIPPSMKAAIGVGIGMFISLIGFVDAGFVRRIPDEAMTTVPVQLGINGSIASWPTLVFILGLFICGFMVARKIPGGLFIGIVLNTIIALIVEAATGAGSSAENGPTGWSLAVPSLPESLGGIPDLSIVGKVDLIGAFTHIGVVTASLLVFTLVLANFFDAMGTMTALGRQAKLVDENGELPGMKKALVVEGFGAIVGGAGSASSATVYVDSSAGIADGARTGLANIVTGLLFLAAMFFTPLYEIVPIEAAAPVLVIVGALMMMQITEIDWTQFHIALPSFLTIVAMPFTYSIADGIGIGFITFAVFSVFAGKAKDVHWIMWLISALFVVFFAMDPIMSAIS encoded by the coding sequence GTGGCCGGCACACCGGACGGGGCAGGGGAGAAGCAGGTTTCCGGTCTCGACCGCTTCTTCCACATTTCTGAGCGCGGCTCCACCGCCGGCCGCGAGGTGCGTGCCGGTGTGGTCACGTTCTTCGCCATGGCGTACATTGTCCTGCTCAATCCGTTGATCCTGGGCACCGGCGCCGACTCCGAAAACACTGTGTTGGGAATCCCGCAGGTGGCGGCCGCGACGGCTCTCGTCGCCGGCATCATGTGCATCCTGTTCGGTGCAGTGGCTAATTACCCGTTCGGCATCGCTGCCGGCTTGGGCCTGAACACCCTGGTGGCTGTCACGCTGGTGGGCGCAGAAGGCCTGACGTGGCCTGAGGCGATGGGCTTGGTGGTCATCGACGGTGTCATCATCGTGCTGCTGGCTCTTTCCGGTTTCCGCACGGCGGTGTTCCGGGCGATCCCGCCGTCGATGAAGGCCGCGATCGGCGTGGGTATCGGTATGTTCATCTCTCTCATCGGGTTCGTGGACGCGGGCTTTGTCCGCCGTATACCGGACGAGGCGATGACAACGGTGCCGGTGCAGCTGGGCATCAACGGCTCCATCGCTTCGTGGCCGACGCTCGTATTCATCCTCGGCCTGTTCATCTGCGGGTTCATGGTGGCGCGCAAGATCCCGGGCGGGCTGTTCATCGGCATTGTGCTGAACACGATCATCGCGCTCATCGTTGAGGCCGCCACCGGCGCTGGCTCGTCCGCCGAGAACGGTCCGACCGGATGGAGTCTCGCTGTGCCGAGCCTGCCGGAATCCCTCGGTGGAATTCCGGACCTGTCCATCGTTGGCAAGGTCGACCTGATTGGCGCGTTCACCCATATCGGTGTGGTCACGGCCTCGCTGCTGGTGTTCACGCTGGTGCTGGCTAACTTCTTCGACGCGATGGGCACGATGACGGCGCTCGGCCGCCAGGCGAAGCTCGTCGATGAGAACGGCGAGCTGCCCGGCATGAAGAAGGCCCTGGTTGTGGAGGGCTTTGGCGCGATCGTCGGCGGTGCGGGCTCTGCTTCGTCCGCCACGGTGTACGTCGATTCCTCCGCCGGCATCGCCGATGGGGCACGCACTGGTTTGGCCAATATCGTGACCGGTCTGCTGTTCCTGGCCGCGATGTTCTTCACCCCGCTCTACGAGATCGTGCCCATCGAGGCCGCCGCACCGGTGCTGGTCATCGTCGGTGCGCTGATGATGATGCAGATCACGGAGATCGACTGGACGCAGTTCCACATCGCTCTGCCGTCCTTCCTCACCATCGTGGCCATGCCGTTCACCTACTCCATCGCCGACGGCATCGGCATCGGATTCATCACATTCGCGGTGTTCTCCGTTTTCGCGGGCAAGGCGAAGGATGTCCACTGGATCATGTGGTTGATTTCCGCCCTGTTCGTGGTGTTCTTCGCCATGGACCCGATCATGTCTGCCATTTCCTAA
- a CDS encoding RNA methyltransferase, whose protein sequence is MIAVTDPADPRLDDVRDLKTMDNTKGLVFGEGPLVAGRVIDSRYPLRCIVGFEKKLDTFLAQREAEGLPPIDAPVYAVTRELLAEVAGYDMHRGLIAVADRALEQPVDELLDARTLVVLEGVGDHENIGAIFRNAAGMGVDGVLLGAGTADPLYRRSVRVSMGHVLRLPFAHLDGTITTWQRSLEQLREAGFHLVSLTPDDRAEHLADALVDDTGAPYGKVALLVGGEGPGLTEHAMRATDIRARIPMANGTDSLNVATSAAIAFYERDRSLARPC, encoded by the coding sequence ATGATCGCTGTCACCGACCCCGCCGACCCGCGGTTGGACGACGTCCGTGACCTGAAGACGATGGACAACACCAAAGGCCTCGTCTTCGGGGAGGGGCCTCTCGTCGCCGGACGCGTCATTGATTCGCGCTACCCGCTGCGGTGCATTGTGGGCTTCGAGAAAAAGCTCGACACATTTCTCGCCCAGCGCGAAGCAGAAGGCTTGCCGCCTATCGACGCTCCCGTATACGCCGTCACCCGCGAATTGCTCGCCGAGGTGGCGGGGTATGACATGCACCGCGGGCTCATCGCGGTGGCGGACCGGGCGTTGGAACAGCCCGTCGATGAGCTTCTCGACGCGCGCACGCTCGTCGTTCTGGAAGGGGTCGGGGACCACGAGAATATCGGCGCAATTTTCCGCAACGCCGCGGGCATGGGGGTCGACGGCGTGCTCCTCGGCGCCGGAACCGCCGATCCGCTGTACCGCCGCAGTGTGCGCGTCTCCATGGGGCACGTGCTGCGTCTGCCGTTCGCTCACCTCGACGGCACAATCACCACGTGGCAGCGCTCGCTCGAGCAACTGCGCGAGGCGGGCTTCCACCTCGTTTCGCTCACCCCCGACGACCGCGCCGAGCATCTCGCCGACGCGCTTGTCGACGACACTGGTGCGCCCTACGGCAAAGTCGCCCTCCTCGTCGGCGGTGAAGGCCCCGGTCTGACGGAGCATGCTATGCGCGCCACCGACATCCGTGCCCGCATCCCCATGGCGAACGGCACGGACTCGCTCAACGTGGCCACGTCCGCGGCGATTGCTTTCTACGAGAGGGACCGTTCGCTCGCACGCCCCTGCTAG
- the sepH gene encoding septation protein SepH, producing the protein MNDTLGKELGMRELFVVAEESTDTVWVLRTDDGERFRIPRADLREVGDPDPVLFEAEREYRGGYTDAFDNSGDDYELVDAELVDEPSRPTFTVYSGADLDTPAEDTPSEPAPEPAPEPGVDTEPAAETEPVAEAEPEDPIRTPVEPDPLFSTPLSLRPNEIQARIRAGADTAALAEEMGVAESRVEPYAHPVLLERAQVAEAAKQSHPVRDDGTASDTLFEVLALAFAARGHALSEAHWDAVREAGEPWVVRVTWQAGLQEHSAEWFFRRSMGSPATTEPRDPVAADLIDPSFAQPVRSLSSRHTYLPADEPEWDEDTSSEEQDHLGAEEGDLSTTQTQPNVFAEGEFLQNPDAEDKPQKRRRKAVTPHWEDVLLGVRTNTKRPK; encoded by the coding sequence GTGAATGACACCCTGGGTAAGGAGTTGGGGATGCGCGAGCTCTTTGTAGTTGCAGAAGAATCGACAGACACCGTCTGGGTGCTGCGCACCGACGACGGCGAGCGGTTCCGCATCCCCCGGGCCGATCTGCGCGAGGTCGGCGACCCGGATCCCGTCTTGTTCGAGGCTGAGCGCGAGTACCGCGGCGGCTACACCGACGCCTTTGACAATTCCGGCGACGACTACGAGCTTGTGGATGCCGAGCTAGTCGACGAACCTTCCCGCCCCACGTTCACTGTGTATTCCGGCGCCGACCTTGACACCCCTGCCGAGGACACCCCGTCCGAGCCGGCACCGGAGCCAGCCCCCGAGCCGGGGGTCGATACTGAACCGGCGGCCGAGACTGAACCGGTGGCCGAGGCTGAGCCGGAAGATCCTATCCGCACCCCGGTCGAACCTGACCCGCTCTTTTCCACTCCCCTATCGCTGCGCCCGAATGAGATTCAGGCACGGATTCGCGCGGGCGCGGATACCGCTGCGCTCGCAGAAGAGATGGGGGTCGCCGAGAGCCGGGTAGAGCCCTACGCTCACCCGGTTTTGCTCGAGCGTGCGCAAGTAGCCGAAGCAGCGAAGCAGTCGCACCCGGTGCGCGACGACGGCACCGCCTCCGACACTCTCTTCGAGGTTCTGGCGCTGGCGTTCGCCGCACGCGGCCACGCCCTGTCCGAGGCGCACTGGGATGCCGTGCGTGAAGCTGGCGAGCCGTGGGTGGTACGCGTGACGTGGCAGGCAGGTCTGCAGGAGCACAGCGCGGAATGGTTCTTCCGCCGTTCCATGGGTAGCCCGGCTACCACTGAACCGCGTGACCCGGTCGCGGCGGACCTGATCGACCCGTCCTTCGCCCAGCCAGTGCGCTCGCTGTCCAGCCGCCACACTTATCTTCCCGCCGACGAACCAGAGTGGGACGAGGACACCAGCTCCGAGGAGCAGGACCACCTCGGCGCCGAAGAGGGGGATCTCTCCACCACCCAAACACAGCCGAATGTCTTCGCAGAAGGGGAATTTCTTCAGAACCCCGATGCCGAGGACAAACCCCAGAAACGCCGGCGCAAAGCAGTGACCCCCCACTGGGAAGACGTGCTGCTCGGCGTGCGCACCAACACGAAGCGACCGAAGTAG